The genomic interval CGCCACGACGGCGCGCCAGACGTTGGGGCTAGCGCGCGCAGACACCCCACGCAAGGAACCGGCCGAGCTTTCCGCAGGAAGTGGCGCTGGCCCGGTGCGTCAATTCGGACGACGTCGGGTCGAATGGGGGCTGTTTCCGACGGGGGCGCCGCGGTATCTCCGGGGCATGAAGCTAGAAGGCAAGGTCGCGCTCGTCACGGGGGCCACGTCGGGCATCGGCGAGGCGTGCGCACGGGCCCTCCACGCGGAGGGCGCGACGGTGGTGCTCGCGGGCCGGCGGGAGGACAGGCTCCGGTCGCTCGCGGCGGCGCTCGGTGACCGCGCGCACCCGATGGTGCTCGACGTGACGAACCGCGCCGACGTCGCGGGGGTCCCCCTCCCCGCGGGGCTCGCGCACGTCGACGTCCTCGTGTCGTCGGCCGGGCTCGCCCTCGGGCTCGAGCCGTTCCACGAGGCCAGCCTCGACGACATGACCACCATGATCGAGACGAACTGCGTGGGCCTCGTGCACGTGGCGCGGAGGTTCTTGCCGGGCATGGTGGCGCGCGGCGCGGGGCACGTCGTGCACATAGGCTCCGTCGCAGGTACGTACCCCTACCCGTCGGGGCATGTGTATGCTGCAACGAAGGCGTTCGTCCACCAGCTCACGCTCGGCATGAAGGCCGACCTCGTCGGGACCGGGGTGCGTGTCACGTCGATCGAGCCCGGCATGGTGGAGACGGAGTTCTCGAAGGTGCGCTTCTCGGGCGACGACACGCGGGCGGCCAAGGTGTACGAGGGCATGACGCCCCTCTCCGCCACCGACATCGCCGACCTCGTGCTCTTCGCCGTGACACGCCCGGCGCACGTGAACGTGAACGCGCTCGAGGTGATGCCCGTGGCCCAAGGCTTCGGCCCCTTCGTGGTGAAGCGCGGATGAGCGACGCGCGTCGCTTCGAGCCTGGCCTCCGTTTCCTGCTGTCGGGTCTGATGGTGGGGGTGGGCGTCCTCCACTTCGCGAGCCCCGCGTTCTTCGTCGAGCTCATGCCTCGCGCCATCCCCGAGGGCCTCCACGTCCCGCTCGTGTGGCTCTCGGGCGTGTTCGAGATCCTCGGAGGTCTCGGGCTCTTCCCCGAGCGGACGCGGAGGCTCTCGGCCTTCGGGCTGATGGCGCTCTACGTCGCAGTGTTCCCCGCGAACGTGCGCATGGCGCTCGACCCCGCGCACTTCCACGTCCCCGCGTGGGCGGCGTACGCCAGGCTCCCGTTTCAGCTCCTCTTTTTGGCTTGGGCGTACCGCTACACCCGGCCGGAGCACGCCCGATGAGCCCACCCACGCGCCCGGCTCGCGAAGGCGACCATCCCGCCGTGGCGGAGCTCTTCCTCGCGCTCGAGACGAACGAGCCCGCCCCCTCCGAGGCGCGCTTCGTGGGCGAGATGATGGCGACCACGCGCGTGGCCGAGCACGACGGCCGCGTGTCGGCATACCTCTTCTACCAGCTCATCGGCGAGACGCTCTACGTGCGGCACGTGGCGACGGCCAAGGAGCGGCGCCGCGAAGGAGCCGCGAGGGCGCTCTTTCGTGACACGAAAGAGCTCGGGCGAGCGGCCGGCGCGCGTGAGATCTGCCTCAACGTCAAACCCGACAACACGAGCGCGATCCGCCTCTACGAGAGCGAAGGCCTCGCGAGAGCCTACGCGTCCGCCGCGTTCCGACTCCACTTCTCGACGTTCCCCGTCTCGAGCGCGCGAGGCACCGTGACCTGTCCGCTCGCCCCCGAGCTCGACGCGGCGCTCGAGGCGCGCTTCGGGTTGCCGGGAGGTCAGCTCGCGATGGCACGAGGCCTCCCGAACCGCGTCGTGCTCGGCGCCACGCGCGACGGAGCGCCCGCGGGCGTCGCCTGTTTCGACCGAGGATTTCCAGGGTGTTTCCCGTTTCGAGCCGACACGGCCGAGACCGCCGCCGCGCTCGTCGAGGCCTGCCGGGCCGTCACGGCGTCGGACGAGATGGGCCTCGTCGTCGAGGACGCGCCGCAGATCGAGGCGTGGCTCGAGAGCGAGGGCCTCACGCCTCACCTCCGCATCGAGCACTACAGGGGACCGCTCGCGACCTGAGAGGTGCCGGCGCTCAGGGGACCTCGCGGCACGACGTGCTGCGGTTCGGGGGCAGCTCGGGCGCGTTCTCCCAGCGGATCTCGACCTGGTGACAGACGATGCGTGGGTAGGGTTTGGCGAGCGAGCCGAGACCCAGGACGAAGGCCATCGCGAGCCCCGTGACCCCGAGGGACACGAGGGCCGCGCCGCTTCGCCGTTCGTCGGCCGCGCGCGCCACCTCGGCGATGTCGCGCGCGTCCTCGATGGCCTTCGGGTCGAGGTACGGCACGGGCTTCGAGCGGTAGGGCATGCCGGAAGAACACCCACGCGGGGTACGCCTTGGGCACCCTATGCAGATTCCACTCGAGCGCGAAATCTACAGTCAGATCGGATACTTGGCAAAAAAAGGCGGAGCGCCCGCGCGGTCTCCCGGGCGAGCGCTCGACGAGGACGTGGGCGGCTCAGCCGACGACGGTGGCCCAGCCGTGGGTGTCGGGCCCGGTGCCGTACTGCACGCCGGTGATGGCCGCGCGGAGGCGATCGGAGATGGTGGTCTCCTTGCCGACCTCGATGCGATCGGAGCCCCACATGAGCTCGCCCACGGGGGACACGACCGCGGCCGTGCCCGTGCCGAAGACCTCCTTGAGCTCGCCCTGCTTGGCCGCCGACGCGACCTCGTCCATCGTGATGCGGCGCTCGGAGAC from Myxococcales bacterium carries:
- a CDS encoding SDR family NAD(P)-dependent oxidoreductase yields the protein MKLEGKVALVTGATSGIGEACARALHAEGATVVLAGRREDRLRSLAAALGDRAHPMVLDVTNRADVAGVPLPAGLAHVDVLVSSAGLALGLEPFHEASLDDMTTMIETNCVGLVHVARRFLPGMVARGAGHVVHIGSVAGTYPYPSGHVYAATKAFVHQLTLGMKADLVGTGVRVTSIEPGMVETEFSKVRFSGDDTRAAKVYEGMTPLSATDIADLVLFAVTRPAHVNVNALEVMPVAQGFGPFVVKRG
- a CDS encoding DoxX family protein; this translates as MSDARRFEPGLRFLLSGLMVGVGVLHFASPAFFVELMPRAIPEGLHVPLVWLSGVFEILGGLGLFPERTRRLSAFGLMALYVAVFPANVRMALDPAHFHVPAWAAYARLPFQLLFLAWAYRYTRPEHAR
- a CDS encoding GNAT family N-acetyltransferase; the protein is MAELFLALETNEPAPSEARFVGEMMATTRVAEHDGRVSAYLFYQLIGETLYVRHVATAKERRREGAARALFRDTKELGRAAGAREICLNVKPDNTSAIRLYESEGLARAYASAAFRLHFSTFPVSSARGTVTCPLAPELDAALEARFGLPGGQLAMARGLPNRVVLGATRDGAPAGVACFDRGFPGCFPFRADTAETAAALVEACRAVTASDEMGLVVEDAPQIEAWLESEGLTPHLRIEHYRGPLAT